One genomic region from Granulimonas faecalis encodes:
- a CDS encoding N-acetylmannosamine-6-phosphate 2-epimerase gives MFHSPRPNVRDLVDPMAGGLIVSCQVQHDDPIYTPDMVVKMAEAAAWAGAVGIRANSPEQIRAIKEAVDLPVIGLWKVWHPDTDVFITPTMAEVDAIVEAGADIVALDCTFQTTHEGTSAADLLPRVRERHPETPVFADVSNAEEARLAVVNGADIVAPTLYGYTAETAHIEGADYRMFAGFCRDLGDKAYVMMEGHLYTPEDAMKCVFLGAHAVVVGSAITRPHLTAKRFVDLLDGYRDNWRDAERASH, from the coding sequence ATGTTCCACAGCCCGCGCCCCAACGTCCGCGACCTCGTCGACCCCATGGCGGGCGGCCTGATCGTGAGCTGCCAGGTCCAGCACGACGACCCCATCTACACGCCCGACATGGTGGTCAAGATGGCCGAGGCCGCCGCGTGGGCCGGCGCCGTGGGCATCCGCGCCAACAGCCCCGAGCAGATCCGCGCCATCAAGGAAGCCGTCGACCTGCCGGTGATCGGCCTCTGGAAGGTCTGGCACCCCGACACCGACGTCTTCATCACGCCCACCATGGCCGAGGTGGACGCCATCGTGGAGGCCGGCGCCGACATCGTGGCCCTCGACTGCACGTTCCAGACCACCCACGAGGGCACCAGCGCTGCTGACCTGCTGCCCCGGGTGCGCGAGCGCCACCCGGAGACCCCCGTCTTCGCCGACGTCTCCAACGCCGAGGAGGCCCGCCTGGCCGTCGTCAACGGGGCCGACATCGTGGCACCCACCCTCTACGGCTACACGGCCGAGACGGCCCACATCGAGGGTGCCGACTACCGTATGTTCGCCGGGTTCTGCCGCGACCTGGGCGACAAGGCCTACGTGATGATGGAGGGGCACCTCTACACCCCCGAGGACGCCATGAAGTGCGTGTTCCTCGGCGCCCATGCCGTGGTGGTGGGTAGCGCCATCACCCGGCCGCACCTCACGGCAAAGCGCTTCGTGGACCTGCTCGACGGCTACCGCGACAACTGGAGGGACGCCGAGCGCGCCAGCCACTGA